Genomic DNA from Candidatus Methylomirabilota bacterium:
ATGTCGGTAACTGCTGTCATATCGTGGTCAACACCGCAGCTGCCTCGATTATTTTTTACGGATCGGGGTTAAGCTTGGTGTCAGGCTGGACAGACGAGATACTTTATCTGAGTACCATGACCTGAAGTCTGGGCTTGCGTGGCTGGGCGAAAGGTTTCAGGGTCATCATCTTAGAGACGGTAGAGCATCCAGTAGACGACGACTCCGGTGACGGAAACGTAGAGCCAGATAGGCAATGTCCAACGGGCGATCCGCTTGTGCCTCTCGAACCTTCCCCTGAGAGCCCGGACCAGGGTGACCAGGACCAGCGGGACAATGGCAGCAGCCAGTACTGTGTGGGAGATCAGGATCGAGAAGTAGAGAGGGCGAATCCAACCTCTACCTTCAAACGGGACAGAGCCGACCTGGTAGTGATAGGTGAGATACGAGACCAGAAAAAGAGTTGAGGTTGCGAACGCAGACAGCATGCAGACCCGGTGCGCCGTTACGCGCCCTCGTCTTATCAACAGATACCCGATGACCAGGAACAACGCGCAGGCCGAGTTGAGAGAAGCGTTGATACCGGGCAGATATGAGAGTGGGACCAAGGGAATGGTCAGGTAATGTCAGGAAGAAGCATCAGGATCAAGAAGACACATAGGATCAGCGGGGTAAGGGCAATCACTCCCAGCGTGACCCGCTCAAACTTGAGGTGCATAAAGTACATGGCCACCAGAACCGCCTTGGACAAGGCAAGCCCTATGAGAAGGATCACGATGATGAGCCTTGCCATTGGCACGTAGATGACAGCGATCTCGAGAATAGTCAGTCCCAAAAGCCACCAGAAGACACCGAAGTAGTTAGGTTCTGTGTGAGCTGTTGTCATCGCTAATCCCCCAATTCGCCTTTCACACGAGATAGACAAAGGTGAAAATCAGGATCCAAACCAGATCGACGAAATGCCAGTACAGGCCGGCAATTTCCACTTCGTTGTGCCGATGCTCCCCGTAACGGCCGCGACACCCCTGAACCAGGACTGTGGAGAGGTAGACGACTCCCCCAAACACATGACAGCCGTGAAAGCCAGTCAGCACAAAAAAGGTCGTACCGAACAGGATAGCCCCAAAGGGATTACCTGTCAGCGTGAGCCCCTCGTGGATCAGGTTGGTCCACTCGTAGGCCTGCAATCCTAAAAAGACCATCCCGGCCAAGACGGTCAGAGACAGGAACTTTTTAAATCTCGACTGATCTCCATTCTTGATCGCCGAGAGGGAGAGCACCATCGTCACGCTGCTGCAAATGAGCAGCAAGGTCATGAGGGCCGTGAGGTTGATCCCGAGGACTTCCGCAGGCCTGGGCCAGTTAGAACTACCAATGCGAAAGAGACCGTAGCCCACAATGAGCGCCCCAAAGCTCATCGCATCTCCAGCCAGGAAAACCCACATGCCGAGTTTGCCCCAGCTCTCAGGTGTCAGGGGCGATTCCGCCGGTTCGGCGGCAGCATCCATCACGGCAGCTTCACTCATCTTCTCTCCTCCATTGATACCTCGACCAGGTGCAAAAAGCCCCCTCCTCTGCCAGTGCCGCCCAGCTCCATCGCCGAGCACGTGTGAAGATGAACAATTCAGGCCACAATGGCAACACCAACAGGCAGAACAGGAACTCTGTTCTGACAATGACTCGCAAATTAGCGCAACGCGCGCATGCTGTCAATATAGATAAACCAGCCCATAGAGGACCGGCCAAAGGACTACGACAAACATCCAGTATATCGCGCACACCTCAATACCCGTATGACTATTCGACGTGAAGCGGCCACGCCGAGTCTGTACCAGGACCGTTATCAACCAG
This window encodes:
- a CDS encoding cytochrome C oxidase subunit IV family protein — protein: MTTAHTEPNYFGVFWWLLGLTILEIAVIYVPMARLIIVILLIGLALSKAVLVAMYFMHLKFERVTLGVIALTPLILCVFLILMLLPDIT
- a CDS encoding cytochrome c oxidase subunit 3 yields the protein MSEAAVMDAAAEPAESPLTPESWGKLGMWVFLAGDAMSFGALIVGYGLFRIGSSNWPRPAEVLGINLTALMTLLLICSSVTMVLSLSAIKNGDQSRFKKFLSLTVLAGMVFLGLQAYEWTNLIHEGLTLTGNPFGAILFGTTFFVLTGFHGCHVFGGVVYLSTVLVQGCRGRYGEHRHNEVEIAGLYWHFVDLVWILIFTFVYLV
- a CDS encoding DUF420 domain-containing protein codes for the protein MVPLSYLPGINASLNSACALFLVIGYLLIRRGRVTAHRVCMLSAFATSTLFLVSYLTYHYQVGSVPFEGRGWIRPLYFSILISHTVLAAAIVPLVLVTLVRALRGRFERHKRIARWTLPIWLYVSVTGVVVYWMLYRL